CCCAAATTGCTCAGCCACTCCATAAAGGTCAGGTTGCCACCACCCTCATAAGCATAGACGCGGTTCACAACGAGGTTCGTGATCAAAATTGAGATCAGGATACACAGCCCCGGGATCAAAGCAGCCAAGAACAAGGTTGAAGCGGAAATTCCCAACACAAGCCCAATGATAATGTATGCAATGGACGGTGGGATCAGAATTCCAGTGCAGGCCCCTGCTGCGACCAGTGCGCAGGCATAGGGGCGCGGGTATCCTGCCTCAACCAAACGGGCGATTGTCATTCTGCCCACAGCGGCAGCCCCTGCCGCGTCAGACCCGGATATTGCAGCAAACATACCGCAGACAAGCACTGTCGCTGATCCGAACCCACCCTTGGTAAAGCAGGTCAGCGCTTCGGCGACATCGAGGAATTTTCGCGACAGGCCCGTTCGGACCAACACGTCACCCGTCAAGATAAACAGGGGAATCGCTGTCAGAGCAAAGGCATCAATGCCGCTAAACAACCGTTCGCCGACAAGGCTCAAAGGCAGATCGCCCGACATCAGCAACATCAAAATAGCAGAGCTGCCAATCGCGGCCCAGACTGGTACAGCCAAGGCGATAAGCGCCACAAACAGAATGACGGGTACGTAAAAGTCCCAACCAAGCTCTACAGTTTGCGCGACAGTATTCCAAAGCATCGTGCCGCTCCTTAATCAAATAACGTGTCACCCTCGTAGACTGGCTTGCCAGTCTTGAGGGAGATGAAATCATGACGAAGCGACTGAAGAAGGCGCCAGATCATAAGAGCAAATCCGCTGGGCACCGCCATCAGGAACCACACCTGAGAGATGCGCAGCCCATGGGTTACGGACCCGAATTTGTAGGAAACGTGAACGGCCTCCATCGACCAGTAAAGCGCGATCAGCGCAACGACCATCATCACCAGATCGCCGAACATATAGAGCAGCGCCTTGGGTCGTGGGCCAAGGTAATGCATGATCACATCGATACGGATATGAGCGCGCTCCTTAACTGCGGCAGCCGCCCCGATCCAAGCCAGATAGATAAAGGAATAGCGTACAATCTCCTCGCCCCAGATCGACGAGTAGGCGAAAATTTCGCGGCGTAGCACCTCGACAGCCATCGTGATGACCAGCATCACGTAGAACGTCAAAAGCAGCCAGCGCTCAGCGTTCTGATCTAATTTACGCAGGAATTCCATGGTGTGGTCCATCTGGGTTCCATGACAAAACCTCGCACAGAGTGCGCAGCGTTCTTAATCATGTTGCGTGGGTGTTTCGGGCGCTCCACAAGGGCGCCCGAAGGTTACTTTTAGGCGTCGTGAACGTAGTATTTGCCCTGCGTTCCCGCGGCCTCTTCCATCTGTGCAAACGCATCCATGGACCCAGCCAACTCCACCTTGAACTTGTCCCATTCGGAACGCTGGTAGCCGCCTGCGTCTTTCCATTCGGCGAGTTGGTCGTCACTCAGAGAGTGGAACTCGACCCCAGCTTTGGCCAGCTCAGCCATCGCGTGGGACCGTGCCGAAGGAACCTTCGCAAGGTTCTGGTGTGCGGTCATCTCAGAGCCCCACATGATGCCCTCTTGAACGTCGGCCGGCATAGAATTGAACCACTCAAGATTACAAGAATAGACTTGGGAATCAGGTACGGCTTGTGTGAAAGTTACATGCGACAAGATATCCTTGAAGCCAAACACGAAGAGCGCGCCCACGGAGGGATCAAGTGCGTCAGCCACACCCTGCTGGATCGCAGAGGGCGTTTCGCCCCAAGCTACCGGCGTTGGGTTTGCACCGACCATTCGATAATACTGCTGTAGCATCGCAGAGCCAGGAACGCGGAACTTAACGCCCGCCAGATCGGACGGCGTAATCACTGCACCAGCGCCACCCTTACGCACAGCAACAACCCGCGGGTCGATGTTGACGTAGAACAATGGCTTGAATCCGTTCTCTTCGATCTTGGGCGTCACATTGGAGCCCCAGAAGTCGGAGTTCACAAGGTTCGTGAACCGTTGGTTTGACCCGCACAGATACGGCATGTTGATCAGATCAACAGTAGACGCAAACGGAGCGAAATTTGACAGCGAGTGCTGAGCCGCTTGAATGGTGCCACCCTGAACCGCCGATACCAAGGCACCGCCCGCACCAAGCTGACCACCAGGGGCAAGCTTGACATAGACCTTCCCATTTGTGGCGTTCTGGATGTTTTCCTTCAGATCCAGCTGCATGATAGGGTAGCTACGTGATGCGCCCAGCACATAGGCCGTGGCGATTGTCATGACGTGCTCCGCGGCGGCCTCGCGGTCTCGCTCTTCGGTGGCCGACTGAGCTGCTGCTTCAGTTGACCAAAGCGTCCCTGCTGCACCCGCGACGAGTGCCGCTGTGAAGCCAGCGGTCGACGCTATTTTCAGAAAATTCCGGCGCTCTGCAGACGCGAGCCCTTTACGGTCTTGATCGTCCATATGGTTCTCCTCCCAAAAGATATTTCAGCCGTCGTCTTTGCGTCGAACAGCTTCTTTTTTTAGAATTGCGACGACAAAAAGCACCGTCGCAAAAAACAGAACCAACATTTCTCCGACATCACCCAGAAACGCGCTGTCCGCGAACGCGCCCAAGGCGACATTCGAAAAGAAAACGAGAAAAACAATGAATGAGCCAGTCAGAAACACCAAGAGCCTCCACTCTAATAGGTTCAGACTCAAATGTAAGCGCTTACAGATGATTCTTGCAAGCGTTTACATTTTAGGTGCTGTGTATTTGTAATTTTGCTTTAATATCAGAATGAAACGATCATTTGAGGTCTACATGCCACCGTCCGCCCCGCCCCAAATTCCAACTGTGCAAGACGTTGCAATCGCAGCGGGCGTATCGACTGCAACGGTGTCACGCTGCCTAAACGAAAAGCAGAAAGTGTCTCTAAAGACCCGCGAGCGCGTGATGGAGGCTGTGGAACGGCTTGGGTACACACCAAACTTTAATGCTCGCGCAATGGCAGCCAAACGATCCCATACAATTGGCGCGATTATTCCGACCATGGAAAATGCCATCTTTGCACGCGGACTTCAGGCCTTTCAGGAAACGTTGCACCAATTGGGCTATAACCTGTTGGTTTCCAGTAGTGCATATCAGCCAAAATTGGAGGCTGAGCAGATCCGCGAGCTGGTTGCGCGTGGGGCTGAAGGCCTTCTCTTGATCGGGTATGAGCGGGATCAGGCCATTTATGA
This genomic window from Lentibacter algarum contains:
- a CDS encoding TRAP transporter small permease; translated protein: MEFLRKLDQNAERWLLLTFYVMLVITMAVEVLRREIFAYSSIWGEEIVRYSFIYLAWIGAAAAVKERAHIRIDVIMHYLGPRPKALLYMFGDLVMMVVALIALYWSMEAVHVSYKFGSVTHGLRISQVWFLMAVPSGFALMIWRLLQSLRHDFISLKTGKPVYEGDTLFD
- a CDS encoding TRAP transporter substrate-binding protein — protein: MDDQDRKGLASAERRNFLKIASTAGFTAALVAGAAGTLWSTEAAAQSATEERDREAAAEHVMTIATAYVLGASRSYPIMQLDLKENIQNATNGKVYVKLAPGGQLGAGGALVSAVQGGTIQAAQHSLSNFAPFASTVDLINMPYLCGSNQRFTNLVNSDFWGSNVTPKIEENGFKPLFYVNIDPRVVAVRKGGAGAVITPSDLAGVKFRVPGSAMLQQYYRMVGANPTPVAWGETPSAIQQGVADALDPSVGALFVFGFKDILSHVTFTQAVPDSQVYSCNLEWFNSMPADVQEGIMWGSEMTAHQNLAKVPSARSHAMAELAKAGVEFHSLSDDQLAEWKDAGGYQRSEWDKFKVELAGSMDAFAQMEEAAGTQGKYYVHDA
- a CDS encoding TRAP transporter large permease subunit; translated protein: MLWNTVAQTVELGWDFYVPVILFVALIALAVPVWAAIGSSAILMLLMSGDLPLSLVGERLFSGIDAFALTAIPLFILTGDVLVRTGLSRKFLDVAEALTCFTKGGFGSATVLVCGMFAAISGSDAAGAAAVGRMTIARLVEAGYPRPYACALVAAGACTGILIPPSIAYIIIGLVLGISASTLFLAALIPGLCILISILITNLVVNRVYAYEGGGNLTFMEWLSNLGRSLQSGWYAFIVPGIIFYGIFSGRLTPTEAGATAVVVTIGMGFFLKTLTFADFPAMLVSSAKVNGVILPIIAFSAPLAEALAIMGVPQGFVTSVTALTEEPWILILLMIGILIAAGCVMETTPNIVILAPILQPLAENIGMNEIQFCIMMITALGVGFITPPLGLNLFVVSGITGESILKIAVRAVPFVLCMFVVVLFIAYVPAVSTTLLPDIYK